The genomic stretch CCAGAGCACGAGCGACACACTCGTCCTCAAGCCGTGAGCCACTGACGACACGGCACGGGAAGCGGCCCTCCACACGCACGCGTGGAGGGCCGTTTCGTCGTACGGGGCAGTGCCGTATCGATGGCGCGTTGTGCTGTCGGCTGACGCAGCGGGGCGTGGGCGCTCGGTCAGGCGCTCGGGAAGCGGCGCACGCCGGAGGGCGTCACCACCGCGTGCACTGGTTTGTCGTGCGCCTCCGCCGGGACGTGCGCGACGACCTCCGTGTCGTACAGCAGCACCACGAGCCGGGGGTGTGCGCCCGCGCGCTCCAGACGAGCCAGTGCGCGGTCGTACGACCCTCCGCCGCGCCCCAGGCGCATCCCACGCGCGTCGACCGCGAGCCCAGGCAGCAGGACGACGTCCGCGGCTGTGACGGCGTCCGGGCCGAGACGCGTCCCGGAGGGCTCGAAAAGCGCCATTTTCCCGCCGTGTTGGACCTGCGCGAGGGAGCCCGGGCCGGCGTATTCGCCCCAGTCCAGGTCGTTGTCGGGCAGGAGCGCGGGGAGCAGGACCCGCACGCCCCGCGCGCGCAGCGCGTCCAGCAGCGCCGACGTGCCGGGCTCGCTCCCCACGGAGACGTACGCCGCCACCGTGCGCGCATGCGCCAGCTCGGCCAGCTCCAGTGCACGCTCCGCCAGCGCGCGCCCTGTCGCGTCGACGTCATCCTGCGTCAACCTGTTCCTCACCGAGAGGAACTCCCGCCGCAACATGCGCTTGTCAGGCTGGCTCGTGCGTCCGATGTGTTCCACGGGTCGTTCTCGCGTCCTTCTTGATTGTTCAATGCAGTCATAAAGGGTCAACCAATCGGAGCCACAGTTTTCCGACAAAGGCACCGGATATGGTGGCGGGCATGACTCAGTCGCACCCCAGGATCAGCAAGGCTGTCATTCCCGCGGCGGGCCTCGGCACTCGGTTCCTGCCGGCTACCAAAGCCACTCCCAAGGAGATGCTGCCGGTCGTCGACAAGCCCGCGATCCAGTACGTGGTCGAGGAGGCCGTGTCGGCGGGTCTAGACGACGTCCTCATGATCACCGGGCGCAACAAGCGTCCGCTCGAGGACCACTTCGACCGCAACTACGAGCTGGAATCGGCGCTCCAGAAGAAGGGCGACGCCGAGCGGCTGGCGAAGGTGCGGGAGTCCAGCGACCTGGCGACCATGCACTACGTGCGTCAGGGCGACCCCAGGGGACTCGGGCACGCCGTGCTGTGCGCTGCCCCGCACGTCGGCCACGAGCCTTTCGCGGTGCTCCTGGGCGACGATCTGATCGACCCGCGCGACCCGCTCCTCCAGCGCATGATCGACGTACAGGAGCAGCACGGCGGCAGCGTGATCGCCCTCATGGAGGTCGCGCCCGAGCAGATCTACCTCTACGGCTGCGCGGCCGTGGAGGCGACCGCCGACGGCGACGTCGTCAAGGTGACCGGGATGGTCGAGAAGCCGGATCCGGCGGACGCCCCGTCGAACTACGCGATCATCGGCCGCTATGTCCTGGACCCGCACATCTTCGACATACTGCGCAAGACCGAGCCGGGCCGCGGCGGAGAGATCCAGCTCACCGACGCCCTCCAGCAGCTCGCCGTGGACGAGAAGGTCGGCGGACCGGTGCACGGCGTCGTCTTCAAGGGCCGCCGCTATGACACCGGCGACCGTGGCGACTATCTGCGTGCCATTGTCAGACTCGCGTGCGAACGTGAAGACCTGGGCCCGGACTTCCGGACCTGGCTTCGCAGTTACGTAGCCGAGGAGATGCAGCAATCTTGAGCAGCGCCGCGACCCGCCCCGCCGGCCCGGACCACCTGTGGTCGGTGGACGAGCACCTGGAGGACATCCTCGAGACCGTCCGCCCCCTCGAACCCATCGAGCTGCAGCTGCTCGATGCCCAGGGCTGCGTCCTGGTCGAAGACGTCACGGTGCCGGTGTCCCTGCCGCCTTTCGACAACAGCTCCATGGACGGGTACGCGGTGCGGATCGCGGACGTCGCGGGCGCCAGCGAAGAGTTCCCGGCCGTCCTGGAGGTCGTGGGCGATGTCGCGGCGGGCGCGGCCGACCTGGTCCGGGTCGGCCCCGGCCAGGCCGCCCGCATCATGACCGGCGCCCCGCTGCCCCCAGGCGCCGAGGCCGTGGTCCCCGTCGAGTGGACCGACGGCGGGCTCGGCGAGGGTCCGGTGAGCGGCATGCGGGCCCGCAGCCTGGCCCCCGAGGGCGCCGAGGGGCACGTGCGCGTGCACCGCCCCGCCGAGGCACGCGCGCACGTGCGCGCCAAGGGCAGCGATGTGAAGGCCGGTGACCGCGCCTTGGAGGCCGGGACCGTCCTCGGCCCACCGCAGATCGCACTGCTGGCCGCAATCGGCCGCGGCACGGTACGCGTGCGCCCGCGTCCGCGCGTGGTCGTCCTGTCCACGGGCAGCGAACTCGTCCAGCCCGGCGAGGAACTGGCCCGCGGCCAGATCTACGACTCCAACAGCTTCGCCCTCACCGCCGCCGCGCGGGACGCCGGCGCCATCGCCTACCGGGTGGGCGCCGTCGTCGATGACGCCGAGACCCTCCGCGCCACCATCGAGGACCAGCTCGTCCGCGCCGAC from Streptomyces roseochromogenus subsp. oscitans DS 12.976 encodes the following:
- a CDS encoding 5-formyltetrahydrofolate cyclo-ligase: MLRREFLSVRNRLTQDDVDATGRALAERALELAELAHARTVAAYVSVGSEPGTSALLDALRARGVRVLLPALLPDNDLDWGEYAGPGSLAQVQHGGKMALFEPSGTRLGPDAVTAADVVLLPGLAVDARGMRLGRGGGSYDRALARLERAGAHPRLVVLLYDTEVVAHVPAEAHDKPVHAVVTPSGVRRFPSA
- the galU gene encoding UTP--glucose-1-phosphate uridylyltransferase GalU, which encodes MTQSHPRISKAVIPAAGLGTRFLPATKATPKEMLPVVDKPAIQYVVEEAVSAGLDDVLMITGRNKRPLEDHFDRNYELESALQKKGDAERLAKVRESSDLATMHYVRQGDPRGLGHAVLCAAPHVGHEPFAVLLGDDLIDPRDPLLQRMIDVQEQHGGSVIALMEVAPEQIYLYGCAAVEATADGDVVKVTGMVEKPDPADAPSNYAIIGRYVLDPHIFDILRKTEPGRGGEIQLTDALQQLAVDEKVGGPVHGVVFKGRRYDTGDRGDYLRAIVRLACEREDLGPDFRTWLRSYVAEEMQQS
- the glp gene encoding gephyrin-like molybdotransferase Glp; this translates as MSSAATRPAGPDHLWSVDEHLEDILETVRPLEPIELQLLDAQGCVLVEDVTVPVSLPPFDNSSMDGYAVRIADVAGASEEFPAVLEVVGDVAAGAADLVRVGPGQAARIMTGAPLPPGAEAVVPVEWTDGGLGEGPVSGMRARSLAPEGAEGHVRVHRPAEARAHVRAKGSDVKAGDRALEAGTVLGPPQIALLAAIGRGTVRVRPRPRVVVLSTGSELVQPGEELARGQIYDSNSFALTAAARDAGAIAYRVGAVVDDAETLRATIEDQLVRADLLVTTGGVSVGAYDVVKEALSHVGDEDEAGGGVEFRKLAMQPGKPQGFGSVGPDHTPLLALPGNPVSSYVSFELFVRPAIRALMGLTDVNRPRARATLKADKALRSPKGRRQFLRGTYGDGEVAPVGGSGSHLIAALAHADALIVVPEDVESVDPGAEVEVVLLG